The Gossypium arboreum isolate Shixiya-1 chromosome 2, ASM2569848v2, whole genome shotgun sequence region ATCTTGTTTCTAGAACAGAATCAATCACAAGTATTATAGGGCTAAAATGTAATGAACCACCCATACTTTAGTGACTTGATCAAAGGGCATTCATACCAGTCAGTAATTATGGAAGTTTAAGTAATTTCAGTTTTTGTGTCAGTTCTTCCATACTCCAAGCCACACTTTACGTGAAACATCTCGTACGATTAATCGATATTTCCTTCTATACTCTCTTCAGTCTTCACAACTGATAGCCCTATACTTTTTCTTCTTGAAAGTCAGTAGAAAATCTGTAAAAATGACCTCATAATCAGGCATTTTGCCATACCCAGGAAAGTAGTTAATGTCAATCACATAAAAGATGTCTCTTGTCCCATGCTCTCGGATCATATCTATATTGAACAATCGAAGGCCCAGCCGGTGACGGAGCTCCTTTGAAAGTCTCTCCAGCAAAGGCCTTGGAGGAACTTCAGCAACGCGGGGGTCCAAATCTGCATCATTAGCAGAAGCAGCAGCCGATGAAACCCTTGGAAAAGGAAAAATACCAGGAACTTTTGCAAGCTGACATTGGTTGACATTGGACAGAGAGAATCTCCTTACAACCTTAATTGCATCCCCAacgatataaattttaaaaagaatacCATCATGATTCACAAACTCTTGTAGGACCAATGGAGGCTCAAGTTCAGATAGAGAGGACCAATCACATGCAAGAAACAGCTCGTGTGACTTGGCACTTCCATCCACTACTATTTCTTTAGCAACTAAGGGTAACTTCAGCCCAGCTTTAGCAACTTCATCAGGGATGGAAAGCGGATCTTTCATGATAACCATTTGTTTTGGAACACCAACTCTGCCATGGAAGTCTGATAAGTTTAAATCAACAACATCCTGAAGCATTGACTGGCGATTGTGTAGATGTTGTATCGCATATGGAGGATCAATAACAGTTACTTCTGGATGTGTTTGTCGATAGTCCTCAACAATATCGCCCCACTCTTTCCCCAACAACTTGTGTAAAATAATGTCAAAAGGACCCTGGTCTGACAGCGGTAGGTTTACATCAATGGCGACAAATAATATCCCCTTTTTGCAAGCCAAACGCTCAAACTCGGGTTGCAAGAaactctttttcttcttcaatgtCAAAGCATACCCAACAACAAGCTTCTGTTCCTCTTCCTCCCCACCTTCTCCATCAAAGTTTTTCCCCTTTATCCTCATATCtactcttttcttttaaaaaaaatacactAAAAAAACAAAGATAtatattttcttctttcttttggtTTCTGGGTTTTTCTTCCCTTTGTCAACTTCCTTCTCTGAAGATTGTTCTCCAACAAGAAATGACAccaaaaaaagatgaaaaataaacaaagaatcAAGTTTTTGTTAAACCCTTTCTTCCTCTTTACAATTCTCCCCAAATAAATGCATACATGTCTCGCGGAAATGGGAGTTTtcagaaccaaaaaaaaaaaaaaacacgagGAAGAAAATATTGGGTATTGGATTCTTGAAGGGAATATTCAGTTTTAGCAGAAGCAAGATTGGGTTTTTGAATGAAAAGAAGTGAAATTTGAGCAAAATAACAAGAAAACAAAATTATGGTACTAGGATTTGGTGCACTTTTACAAGTACAGTCAACCCCTCTACAACAGTCCATAAAAAATAATCATTGTAAacttatcataaaatttatataatgtaTTTTCATACAATAAAAAAAGTGGAAATTAGGTTAAAAATAGAAAGAAAGTGAGAATTAAATCAACAAATTTAAAAATGTATAACAAGTGCATGCAttattacttttatatatatttattttataatttttcatatgaTTAATTATAAAGTTTATAAATCTAACAACTTCAATTAACCAATATGAGTtctcaaattaaaataattaatctatcatgagTAATTAAATTCAAGTAAACAATTTATAAGTTTACAATCTTCTAAATTCATAGTAGAATATTTAATTAAGGagcttaataattttattaaaatgatatctttaattccatttattgaagattaattctatttaataaaatatgattggTAGATTTTTTACATGATATTTagtcattttattgaaataatattttaattaatatcattttcatttaataaatgataattaataGACTTGCTTATATGAAATAgctataattttacttaaaaataaaacataaaaattagttGTCCAAGAAACTTGACCATTATACTGAAATGTTGTTATAGTTAGTAGCTATTATAAAGAGAGTTGACTATAATATGTAAAATAACAAGTTAACATGACATTacatatatgataatatgtttgtcgATAAGATCTTAAAAATAGCATAGTTAATTTAATAACTttcgaattaaaattttaaaaatatcaaattaaagtaAAACATAACTTAACCTTTCCTTTTTGCTTGGAAGATTTAGGAGTCCTGTTTCCTTTTAGCATAATTGAATCTATAGCAAAATGGGTAAACAATATTGAAAGCTGCAGAAGGTTTTTGTTGATTGCAGTGAGTTCAGTATTTTATTACAGAGTAAGGCAAACTATGTTCCCTGAACTCAAGATCAAGTGCCAGTATAAGTATCATACACCATAATTAGAGCTACTGAGCTAACAAAGCTTACAATCTTTATTGAGTAGCCTAAGCTGTTTTGCAACATCAGTTATCATCGGTCGATTCTCGGGATTTTCTTGTGTACAACAAAGTGCAATCTTCGCCAAACTTACCAACTCATTACCATTGATTCTTTCACTCAAAATACTTTGATCCACAATTTCGGTTAACCGATTGCTTTCGACATAATTCGACACAAATGCTCTAAAGGGTGCTTCCTCCACATTGTGATCCCCAGATTTTCTTCTAGTTAAAAGCTCAAGTAACAGTATGCCAAAACTATAAACATCAgccttttcatttattttgcattcCAAAACCTCAGGTGCTATATACCCAACTACCCCGGAGATGGTATCTTCTACGACATGCGATTTTCCTTTCGGAATTGCCACGGAGAGCGAGAAATCAGAAAGCTTAGCAACATAATTCGTATCTATTACTATCGATATCAACGAAAGCCCACGATTAATAACAGGCCTGGACAAGGCAGTATGGAGATATGCAACTGCATTAGCAATATCCATTGCAATCTTTATTCTAGACTTCCATGTTAATGGCTCAAGTTGCCCATCACTAACATCAAACATTAATCTTTGGAGATTCTTTTCACCACCATATTCATAAACAAGCACTGGATTTTGAGTCTCTAAGCAGCATCCAATTAGTTTTAGAACATTCTTGTGCACACTCATTTGTGAGCTAATTACTATATCTGTGATAGCTGTTTCAAGGCATTTGTTATAGCTTTCGTACCGTTTCACAGATATCTCCCGACCACGCAGAAAGCCTTTGTATAACACGAAATGAACGTACCTCGAAATTTCCTGACCGACATCGTAACCTTTCGCTGCTTCGCTCAGCTCCTCGGCGGAGAAAGTACAAATAGGATTACATTTACCATCAGATGAGGCAATAAGCTTTTCTAATAACACACTCCCATTCTTCAACAATGGTCCCTCATCCTTGCTTTGCCTTTTTATTCTGAAACATGATCCCATCTCCCCTTCCTTCAACATACAATAAATACCTGCAAAGATGCTAAATTAGAGACTAATACATTGGGAAAATAGCAAAAAAAGACAATTTTCTTCTAATTGATTGCATTTAACAATACTTTAATTTTATACAGATTAAAAAGAGAGTAAAATAGCAGAAGAGGCAAGCACCTAAAATGGCAGAAAAAAGGGGGAGAAAGTGAAACCCGCAGGAAGATGATAAAAGTCAAACCAGGCATTAGAGTCAATCTCAGGAAGCTTACATTTAAGACCAATAAAAAGGCAAGCAGCTTTCTCTGACTTTCTCTTTTCAAGAATTGATAAGGGACCATTGACATAATAAATCCATTGGATCAGCACTTAGCCCATTGCTCACAAATTTGGGTCCAAATTCACTGTTTCAATTTCATCTCAGTGTTACTTCAATCTCAGAACTAGGTTTTGGCAGGCCTATAATTGATGGTGAGATCCATGGCCCAGTGTAATAATAAACACAAGTAGTAGCTTTGCATATTTAGGAAAATTACAGAACAagagaataaaaaaaatatttgtgGAGATATATACAGAACTAGACCAAAATAAATACGAATAAAGTCTACTTTTAATGAGACTTACCCAAAATAAATTTGATAGAGAACCCATATGATATTTTTACTCATGATCATAACAAAACGACTTCAATCTTACTTAACTAGCAATAAAGAAATACTAAATATGTTgtagaataaaaagaaaattaaaagtttaaagaAGTAGAAAActagaaagaaaatatacatTGATATACTCGGAAGGAAAGATTAAAAAGttgaaagaaaaatttatttattttccttcaTTGCTTAGAAGAGTTTAAAGACGAAAggatgaaaatgaaaatgttgaaaataCATTCTTTTATTTTCTCAATCTAAAATGATTTCTTTTAAGCATAGATAAAAACTTATTGCTTTTCTTTTCAACTAAATACActtaaaacttatttttattcatatttcaatgtattaaaatataataaattatgttTCATCTCCTTTTAACTTTACATTCTTTTATAAAAGTTGGtagaataaatttaataaaattttagtttaaatcTCACTAATTTTATTAACTTAACATGTCTATCACCTTTTAATCAATTAAATAGCtacatttatatattaatattttcattatattCATAACATTAAAAACTCATTACAATATTAAatacaaattttacattttacttTTTTAATGTAACATTGTGTTTTttgtaatataaaataatttttatcttttttaatCATCTTACTTAAACTATCCACATTTCAATAATAAAACTTTaatttatagaaaaaaaattacttatataatttttataacatttAAAATTGAATTCTTTTATtctatatgaaaattttaaatattgttcGCAATATTTATatcataaataatatttaaattaaattatttaattttaaattaagttAAGCTCGAATAGTAAAATATTTCTTAAATTATGATAAATGGTTGAAATTTCTTTCCATTAAAAGTGCTATATTACATAACAGAAGGAGCAAAACATTATTTTAAACGAACCCCATGAGATGGCCTGATGGTTAAGGGTGTTCACCGTTCCAGGTTGGTTGTTTGAGCTTTGCGCTATtattgtaattaaaaaaaaaacattatttcaAACCAAAGTTAATGATAACTTCGTTGTTTTAGGAAACTATTGTAAATTATGTGTGGGTTCTTTTAATTAGATATGATTTTGTTTATTGAGGTTGTTAGAGATTGTGCAACTCGAATCCAATCACTTGTTAAAGAAATAAGTATAGTGGCAAAATAAGGGGATCTATGAGGGCGAAATGCCAAGGATCGTACATTAAGCACAAAATTGGACTGGGGTTGTGACCAAGGGTGCGAGGGCGGAGCTCCTGCAGTACGGACCATAAAGCACAAGTtgaatccatatagaactattcttctatttgactttgattagaacAAGGTTTTTCAACCCTCAAATAGATGTAATCGAACCCCTCTTGTATCATTcgtttttcaacattagtgaatttcttctcatttgcccgtgattttttctcgaaagggtttttacgtaaaatctgtgtgttcttatttttcttttcttattgctTTATGATCATTCTACCACCATTATTGACGTACAGAGGTACTCTAAGACACCAACTCACTCTCATTccattaaattatttaagatttcgataaattaaaaaataaaatttcaacagAAGGTATTATCTAACGTATATAATGTTCCTCCCAAGacttcgtatatatatatatataacagaaCTAAGGCTTATCAACAACTTTTGTTGAGTTTgtaaaatatgttttttttaattacatataatataatattaaaatagattGATATATTAATATCACAAATTGATTGGACATCAATAATAAACAAATTTACTTAAAACCCTTTGATATTAACAATCATACTAAATTTAAAgatattaaattacaaaattaataaatatactaAATTTAAAGATATTAAATTACACTTTTATATTTCCTCTGTCGTAATGGCAGTTCTTTTCTAATTCTGTTTGCTAAGGTTGCAAGTGCAATTAGGACTCTTGTTTCTGGTTAATTAGGGTTTGGATATTGGGTGTTTGACGCGTACAACTCTGATTAATTGAATATAGGAGCGTTTAGTTTGTTTTTTACCGAATCATTGTGATGGAGGACAGTTTAGCGAATTTGGGAATTCATGATGTAGAAGAGGAAATCTGGGCGATGGATGAGGATATGGAGGAGGAGGTGGAACAAGAATTTTTTTTGGTAGAGTGTTTCATGACAACGAGAATGGTAAGCTTCCAAGCCATGAAGAATATGTTGGCTAATGTTTGGCACCCAATTGGTGGCGTAGTTATCTCTGATctggggaagaagagatttttatttaaattctttcATGATGTGAACATTAACAGAGTGATAAATGGGGCACAATGGACCTTTAATAACCATCTGCTGGTTTTTCACAGGCTATTAGAGGATGAGGACCTGATGGAGGTGCCATTgacttattcttttttttttctgggtGCAAATTCATGATTTGTTACCAAGAATGATGTCGAAGATGGTTGCTAAGCAATTTGGTGACTTTATTGGGTCTTTTATTGAATATGATGCAAGGTAGATAGGGAAGGGATACCAGAGTTATATGAGAATACGAGTATTGGTGGATGTGAGGGTTCTATTGAAGAGGATGAAGAAATTAGTGACATCGAATGGAAAACAATTTTATGCGAGATTCCAATATGAAAAGTtgactttgttttatttcttcTGTGGTTGATTGGGCCATGGGGATAGTTTTTGTCTACTATGATTTAAAAGCAAATGTGCAGGATCTAGAATTAGGTTAAGATACATCTTTAAGGGTGCAAGAAAAAAGATCGAATTTTCTCATAAGCGTATGACTTAAGGAGGACATAGGTAGTAGGTTGAAAGGAAACAAGTTTGGAAAGATAGAACAAAACGATGGAAGAATGGAAGGTGAGCAGatgaattcaaaacttgaggggGGAAGACATGTGAATCCAATTCTAGGTTTTAAtttaaaaggatgaacaaaaGGGGTGTTGAGGGGAGATGATCAGTATATAAGAGATCCAAAGGAAAGATTGAGAACACAATAGGAAAAAGATAGTCTATTAGCGGAGGTGGAAGGTAAGAAGGGACAAAGAGTGGGACATCCAAATTTGAAAGATGAAATAGATACAATTGAATGCTTGAGGGGTCAAGGGTCAGTCAATCAAACAAAAAGATCGGCAATCGCTAAGAGGTCTACTGACTAGCAGCAATAAAAATATTCTGTTGAAATGTCCAAGAATTGGGGAGTCCTCGAGCTTGTAGGAGGTTTTTAGCATGTTCTGAAAGCCAATTGTCCCCACATGGTCTTCTTGATAGAGACCAAACAAGATAGCTGAAGAATGAAACGTGTTAGGCAAAGATATGATTACTACAATGGGATTGAAGTATCAACAAAAGGTACAAGAGGAGGATTGAATTTAGGATGGGTGGAAGGAAGTAAAGTTAGTTTAAATAGTTTTTTTGAAAAATCACATTGATGAGGAGGTGGAAGATGATTCTGTTGGTAGGCAATGGAGTTTTACAGGATTTTATGGGTCTCTTGACTTTAGATTCAAGTAAATGACTTGAAATTTGTTAAAGTCATTAGGGCAGAATTCGAGGCACCCATAAATAGTGGGTGGggattttaatgaatttttatacTCTTTTGAGAAAAAAGGAGGTGTGACAAGAGATAGGGAAAAATGAGAGAAATCaagaaaatgttagatcaatGTCAATTGGAGGATATAGGGTTTATTGGTCCTTGGTATATTTAGGAAAGGGGTAATTTTGAGAACAATAATATAATGAGAGGCTTGATCGCTTTGTGACTAATATGGAAATGTGAGAGTTATTTCCTAAGTACAGGGTCAAGCATTTGGGACATTCTTTTTCGAATCATTGACCTTCGTTATTGAAAATGAAGCTTGATAATTAGAGACCCCAAATACAATATTACTGATTTGAACAGTGGTAGTTACTTGAGGAATCGTGTGAAAAAGAGATAGAAGAGTTATATGAGGGTAGTAATTTAAGTGTTTCGAAGCGTCTTAAGATGGTGGGGAAGGGCTTAATGAAATGGGTGAGTAAATTGAGAATGATGAAAGTTGGAAAGATAAAGGACCTAGAGGAAAGAATGGAGGAGCTCAAGAAAGAGGAACGAATGGACACTATTCTTGGTGATcttattgaaataaaattagaACTCAACATGGAAATTGACAAAATGGAATTATATTGGGAACAAAGGGCAAAGGCTATTTGGAAAATAGGAACCGAAATATAACTTTTTTTCATAGGTTTGCCTCACAGAGATAAAGAACAAATAATATAAAGGAACTTGAAAGGGAGGATAGCACATTTGTAACTAATACGAGGGAGATGGTCGAAGTAGCGAAGGAGTATTTCCCAAATCTATTCATATTAGATGGAAGGGGAGAAGTGATGCGAGGTCTTGAGGAGTTGAGAAGAGCATAGCGGGAGAAATGAATAAgatgttaatgaaagaatatacaaTTGAGGAAATTATATCAGCATTAAAAGAGATGGCCCCACTGAAGCCAGTAGGGGGCGATGGATTTCTTgctctattttttaaaaatttttggcaTATCATTAGTAAAGAAGTGGGGGAGTTTTGTCTTAACATTTTTAACGAAGAGGAGTCTTTGGAAAATATTAACTCTACATTTATTGTGTTAACTCTTAAAACTTCTAGACCAGGTAATTTAAGAGATTTTAGACCTATTAGCCTTTGTTCTGTTTTATACAAAATTATCTCAAAAGTGGTGGCTAATCGATTTCGGAAAGTGCTTGATGTATACATTGATAAAGCACAAAGTACGTTTGTATCAAGAAGAATGATTATTGATAATGTTCTCCTTGCTTATGAGATTTTGCATATGCTCAAGCAGAAAAGAGTGGAGAAAGTAAGTTCATTTTTTCTTAAGCTCAATATGAGCAAGGCATATGACAAAGTGGAATGCGGATTTATTTAAGAAATGATGGTAAAAATGGGCTTTGATGTGAAGTGGATTAATTTCATAATGAGATGTATTATTTTCGTTTCTTATTCTGTTTGTTTAAATGGAGAAAGATGGGAGAAGTTCGAACCAAATAGAGGGCTAAGACAAGGCGACCCTCTTagccccttttttatttttaatctgtGGGGAGAGACTCTCAGCGTTAATGAGAATGGGCTAGTAAGGGAAGAAAAATAATAGGAGTGAAGGTAAGTAGAAAGGGCCCGGATGTAACATTCCTAACCTACATCCGTCGTAGAAACAGGGTTTCGAAGCATGACCAAAATTTACATATCAAATACAGACATtttcatatcattaaacatacatattgtcccttatttgAGCTCTCGAGGctcaaaatacatattagaaacaagtcgagactaaatcgggtactcaattttttttttttgcaaaatgtcaaaatttttccaaggtgcaggggacacacgctcgtgtggccaggccatgtataTCACACAGTCAagagacacactcgtgtctcaggatgtgtgggcattcgaagtagggacacacggccatgtcccagcccttGTCCAATTTAAGGTGCAaattaacttgggtcacacggccaagccacacgcccgtgtgctaggccgtgtgagcatatTAACTTGCATTAaataggtgcaggggtcacaaggccaagccacacgcccgtgtgatcataCTGACTTGTATTAAATAGGTGCAGATGTCACACaaccaagccacacacccgtgtgctaggtcgtgtaaaaatttctgagcattctgttttgcaattttaaagatgcaggggacacatggccaaaccacacgcctatgtgctaggccatgtgtcacacacggctgagacacatgctcgtgtctctgctaatgtggacgaaaataggtcaaTTCCAAGGCCActttttctcacccaatttgtcttCCACCTACATCAACACTTTAACATTTTCACCAACCAATACAATATATTtaaatcaaaccaaaaccaagttTAACATATATCATAACACCCCATATGTTCAAGTATTCAGTCTTACCTAATTGACCATGTAAACCTATATGCATATTTCTCCAATCATATTATCTCAAACCATACATTATCATACTCATAAATTATTAATTACTCAACCACATTAAACACAACAATCATATtaagccacacatatatatacatatcaaaaatATGTCCAACTCAAGTTATTCCAATGGTTATTTAcaacaaaatatatttttaagacTATATTGGCTAaattaccctatacatgccattaataaCCAAAATTAGTTTTCTATATATACCGAAA contains the following coding sequences:
- the LOC108466720 gene encoding inositol-tetrakisphosphate 1-kinase 2-like — protein: MRIKGKNFDGEGGEEEEQKLVVGYALTLKKKKSFLQPEFERLACKKGILFVAIDVNLPLSDQGPFDIILHKLLGKEWGDIVEDYRQTHPEVTVIDPPYAIQHLHNRQSMLQDVVDLNLSDFHGRVGVPKQMVIMKDPLSIPDEVAKAGLKLPLVAKEIVVDGSAKSHELFLACDWSSLSELEPPLVLQEFVNHDGILFKIYIVGDAIKVVRRFSLSNVNQCQLAKVPGIFPFPRVSSAAASANDADLDPRVAEVPPRPLLERLSKELRHRLGLRLFNIDMIREHGTRDIFYVIDINYFPGYGKMPDYEVIFTDFLLTFKKKKYRAISCED
- the LOC108466537 gene encoding non-functional pseudokinase ZED1-like, giving the protein MLKEGEMGSCFRIKRQSKDEGPLLKNGSVLLEKLIASSDGKCNPICTFSAEELSEAAKGYDVGQEISRYVHFVLYKGFLRGREISVKRYESYNKCLETAITDIVISSQMSVHKNVLKLIGCCLETQNPVLVYEYGGEKNLQRLMFDVSDGQLEPLTWKSRIKIAMDIANAVAYLHTALSRPVINRGLSLISIVIDTNYVAKLSDFSLSVAIPKGKSHVVEDTISGVVGYIAPEVLECKINEKADVYSFGILLLELLTRRKSGDHNVEEAPFRAFVSNYVESNRLTEIVDQSILSERINGNELVSLAKIALCCTQENPENRPMITDVAKQLRLLNKDCKLC